A genomic stretch from Engraulis encrasicolus isolate BLACKSEA-1 chromosome 10, IST_EnEncr_1.0, whole genome shotgun sequence includes:
- the klhl21 gene encoding kelch-like protein 21, which yields MEKPLVQTQASTLPFFDTAHAFNLLRGIHELRAERKFFDVTLCAEGQEFHCHRTVLAAASTYFRAMFAGTLRESAMDRVELYEVSAELLGLLIEFCYTGRVTVTQDNVDLLLKTADLFQFPSVKEACCAFLEQNLDVSNCLEIQDFAEAYACRDLATSARRFVLKNIVDLAKGKEFEKLPWKRLLEYMSDDSLCVDKEETAYQIAVKWVKSDMQRRLHYWPELLQQVRLPFMRRFYLLAHVESDPLVYLSHACLRLISEARSFQSCEYDRHDWPCHRMHPRPSTGLAEILVVVGGCDQECDELVTVDCYNPQTGQWRYLAEFPDHLGGGYSMAALGNDIYVTGGSDGSRLYDGVWRYNSSVNEWTEASPMLKPREYHSSCVLRGQLYVVASDSTERYDHAVDCWEALAPMLHPMDNCSTTACRGKLYAIGSLTEQDTMAIQCYDTETDRWSLLNCGQLPPWSFAPKTVTLNGLIYFVRDDSAEVDVYNPVKNEWGKIDNMTQVHVGGSVAALGGRLYVSGGYDSTFELSDVVEAYSPETQTWSIMGRLPQPMFWHGSVSIFRQFMPQAQTGFQPLETPEVNLHLHRLHRHHHHHHHHHHAIHNHNHNHNRNQLNDNQDPRNQEQPDQDQVQVQVEPAL from the exons ATGGAGAAGCCATTGGTTCAGACGCAGGCGTCCACGCTACCTTTCTTCGACACGGCCCACGCCTTCAACTTGCTGCGAGGGATTCACGAGCTTCGCGCCGAGCGCAAGTTCTTCGACGTGACGCTATGCGCCGAGGGCCAAGAGTTCCACTGCCACCGGACGGTCCTGGCCGCCGCCAGCACCTACTTCCGCGCCATGTTTGCCGGAACGCTCCGAGAGAGCGCCATGGACCGCGTGGAACTCTACGAGGTCTCGGCGGAACTCCTGGGCCTGTTGATCGAGTTCTGCTACACGGGACGTGTCACGGTGACGCAGGACAACGTGGACCTGCTTTTGAAGACCGCAGACCTGTTCCAGTTCCCGTCCGTCAAGGAGGCCTGCTGTGCCTTTCTGGAGCAGAACCTGGACGTGTCCAACTGTCTGGAGATCCAGGACTTCGCAGAGGCCTACGCCTGCAGGGACCTGGCCACCAGCGCCCGGCGCTTCGTCCTCAAGAACATCGTGGACCTGGCCAAGGGGAAGGAGTTTGAGAAGCTGCCATGGAAACGGCTGCTGGAGTACATGTCGGATGACAGCCTGTGCGTAGACAAGGAGGAGACGGCCTACCAGATAGCGGTCAAGTGGGTCAAGTCAGACATGCAGAGGCGTCTACACTACTGGCCCGAGCTCTTACAGCAG gTGAGGCTGCCCTTCATGCGTCGCTTCTACCTGCTGGCCCACGTGGAGAGTGACCCGCTGGTGTACCTGTCGCACGCGTGTCTGCGTCTGATCAGCGAGGCGCGCAGCTTCCAGTCCTGCGAGTACGACCGGCACGACTGGCCGTGCCACCGCATGCACCCGCGGCCCTCCACCGGGCTGGCGGAGATCCTGGTGGTGGTCGGAGGCTGCGACCAGGAGTGTGACGAGCTGGTGACCGTGGACTGCTACAACCCCCAGACGGGACAGTGGAGATACCTGGCGGAGTTCCCCGACCACCTGGGGGGCGGATACAGCATGGCCGCGCTGGGCAACGACATCTACGTCACAG GTGGTTCGGACGGCTCGCGGCTGTACGACGGCGTGTGGCGCTACAACTCGAGCGTTAACGAGTGGACGGAGGCGTCTCCCATGCTGAAGCCGCGCGAGTACCACAGCTCCTGCGTGCTGAGGGGACAGCTGTACGTGGTGGCGTCCGACAGCACGGAGCGCTACGACCACGCGGTGGACTGCTGGGAGGCCCTGGCACCCATGCTGCACCCCATGGACAACTGCTCCACCACCGCCTGCCGAGGGAAGCTCTACGCCATCGGCTCCCTCACCGAACAGGACACCATGGCCATACAGTGCTACGACACCGAGACCGACCGCTGGTCGCTCCTCAACTGTGGCCAGCTGCCGCCGTGGTCGTTTGCGCCAAAGACGGTCACGCTCAATGGTCTCATCTATTTCGTCAG GGATGACTCTGCGGAGGTGGACGTCTACAATCCTGTGAAGAATGAATGGGGTAAAATCGACAACATGACCCAG GTTCACGTGGGGGGCAGCGTGGCTGCCTTGGGGGGCCGCCTGTACGTGTCGGGCGGCTACGACAGCACCTTCGAGCTGTCCGACGTGGTGGAGGCCTACAGCCCCGAGACGCAGACGTGGAGCATCATGGGAAGGCTGCCGCAGCCCATGTTCTGGCACGGCAGCGTGTCCATCTTCCGCCAGTTCATGCCCCAGGCCCAGACCGGCTTCCAGCCTCTCGAGACGCCCGAGgtcaacctccacctccaccggtTACAccgccatcatcaccatcaccaccaccaccatcacgctATCCACAACcacaatcataatcataatcgcAATCAACTCAATGACAACCAGGATCCGAGGAACCAGGAGCAGCCGGATCAGGATCAGGTTCAGGTCCAGGTGGAGCCGGCACTCTGA
- the ubiad1 gene encoding ubiA prenyltransferase domain-containing protein 1 produces MAQGKHANSDSSTCVLTTAGSNDLQQEPPERPLDDSGDAAAGLTRGLMGHVYNNNSDFKTPSSGRLTRVADKAKQKCAAYVLALRPWSFSASLTPVVLGSALAYKLEGKVDLLVLLVCAVAVLVVHGAGNLVNTYYDFSKGIDHKKSDDRTLVDQILEPQDVVMFGAVLYSVGCLCATLLFFLSTLRLEHLALIYFGGLSSSFLYTGGIGFKYVALGDVVILITFGPLAVMFAHAVQVGYLSVLPLVYAVPLALNTEAILHSNNTRDMDSDKQAGIVTLAILVGPTLSYVIYNLLLFVPYVLFCILATHYTISMALPLLTLPMAFPLERQFRSQCYSKIPQKTAKLNLLMGLFYVFGIILAPQGSLPLL; encoded by the exons ATGGCCCAAGGTAAACATGCCAACTCGGACTCGTCCACATGTGTCCTAACAACTGCCGGTTCAAACGATCTGCAGCAGGAACCGCCAGAGCGGCCTTTGGACGACAGCGGCGACGCCGCAGCAGGGCTGACGCGGGGCCTCATGGGGCATGTCTACAACAACAACTCGGACTTCAAGACCCCCTCCTCAGGGAGGCTGACACGGGTGGCCGATAAAGCCAAACAGAAGTGTGCCGCCTATGTCCTAGCTCTGCGCCCGTGGAGCTTCAGCGCCTCCCTGACGCCGGTCGTGCTGGGCAGTGCCTTGGCGTATAAACTCGAGGGCAAAGTGGACCTGCTGGTCCTGCTGGTGTGCGCGGTGGCTGTGCTCGTGGTGCACGGCGCCGGCAACCTGGTCAACACGTACTACGACTTCTCCAAGGGCATCGACCACAAGAAGAGCGACGACCGCACCTTGGTGGATCAGATCCTGGAGCCGCAGGACGTGGTGATGTTCGGGGCGGTGTTGTACTCCGTGGGCTGCCTGTGTGCCacgctcctcttcttcctctccacgCTCAGGCTGGAGCACCTCGCCCTCATCTACTTTGGTGGCCTGTCCAGCTCCTTCCTGTACACAGGAG GAATTGGTTTCAAGTACGTGGCCCTGGGAGACGTGGTGATCCTGATCACCTTCGGCCCTCTGGCGGTGATGTTCGCCCACGCCGTGCAGGTGGGCTACCTGTCCGTGTTGCCCCTGGTCTACGCCGTGCCCCTGGCCCTCAACACCGAGGCCATCCTGCACAGCAACAACACGCGAGACATGGACTCGGATAAGCAAGCGGGCATCGTGACGCTCGCCATCCTGGTGGGCCCCACGCTCTCCTACGTCATCTACAACCTCCTGCTCTTCGTCCCCTACGTCCTCTTCTGCATCCTGGCCACGCATTACACCATCAGTATGGCGCTGCCCCTGCTGACGTTACCCATGGCATTTCCGCTAGAGAGACAGTTTCGCAGCCAGTGTTACTCCAAGATCCCCCAGAAGACAGCCAAGCTGAACTTGCTCATGGGGCTCTTCTACGTCTTTGGAATAATCCTGGCTCCACAGGGCAGCTTGCCATTACTGTGA